From Phormidium ambiguum IAM M-71, a single genomic window includes:
- a CDS encoding sugar transferase — MLTYSPASPKIFSSSSLAIFITPHRSTRSKFKRGLDIAGSIFGLMILAILFIPIAIAIKLDSPGSILYKQKRCGLRGRSFILYKFRTMIKNAEALKSQVKNEAEGAIFKNENDFRVTRVGRFLRRTSLDELPQFWNVLVGEMSLVGTRPPTLDEVVYYSDRHWRRLNVKPGITGEWQVNGRSTVKNFEDIITLDLRYQHRWSPWYDLWLIIKTIWIVIAKQGAY, encoded by the coding sequence ATGCTGACTTACTCGCCAGCTTCACCAAAAATTTTTTCCTCATCATCTTTGGCAATATTTATTACTCCCCACCGTTCTACTCGTTCTAAATTTAAGCGAGGGCTAGATATCGCTGGTAGTATTTTTGGACTAATGATTTTAGCCATTTTGTTTATCCCTATTGCCATTGCGATTAAATTAGATAGTCCAGGTTCTATACTTTACAAACAAAAGCGATGCGGACTGAGAGGACGTTCTTTTATTCTTTACAAATTTCGCACAATGATCAAGAATGCTGAGGCATTAAAATCTCAGGTAAAAAATGAAGCAGAAGGAGCAATCTTTAAAAATGAAAATGATTTCCGTGTTACGAGAGTTGGTCGTTTTTTGCGCCGCACTAGTTTAGATGAATTGCCACAGTTTTGGAATGTCTTAGTTGGCGAAATGAGTTTAGTTGGTACTCGTCCGCCCACCTTGGATGAAGTTGTTTATTATAGCGATCGTCATTGGCGCAGATTAAACGTTAAACCAGGTATAACCGGAGAGTGGCAAGTCAACGGTCGTTCTACTGTGAAAAATTTTGAGGACATAATTACTTTAGACCTACGTTATCAACATCGATGGAGTCCTTGGTATGATCTTTGGCTAATTATAAAAACTATATGGATTGTAATTGCCAAACAAGGAGCCTATTAA